The segment AGGGCACCGTCTCGCCCGGGATGGTCGTCATGATCGCCGAGTGCCGCTGCTTGTCGGCGAGATAGGCGCGGAGATCGAAGGCCAGATCGTAGATATAGGCGTCGGCGTCCATGTAGAGCGCCCAGCCGCGATAGCCGCGCTCGATCAGCTCGGTCAGCATGAACATGCGGTTGAACGTCGCGTGCGCGCCATGGAAGCCGCGCTTGATGCCGACGAAGCTTTCATAGGCGAAGCCGTGCCGCCGGCAATATTCGATCGCGGTGCGCGACGTGGCCCGCAGCATGCGGCTATATTTGAACGCATCCGAAGTCTGGAGGATCGTCAGCTCCAAACCGGTACTCCCCTGCTGTCCCGTGGCCGCTCCATCCCGCGAATATACGCGGGATGGCGGCCATCCATTCCCCAACTTTTCCGAAACTTCCCTACAGCGAATGCTCGCGCACGCCGGCGGCCAGCAGCCAGCCGATGCCATAGGCGATCAGCAGCGATAGGAAGACCGTCAGCAGCATCTTGCCGCGTTCGGGGAATTCGGACTTCACCGGCACGTTCGGGTCGACCACGCGGACGATGTAGAGCTGCTGCTTCGTCGCCGTGTCGCGCGCCTTCTCCAGGTTGGCGGCGGCGACCTCGTAGCGCTTCGCCGCGAATTCCTGGCGGATCTGGAGGTCCTGGTAATTGCCCAGCCGCGCCGCGGTCGATCCGCCGCCGGCGGTGAGCTTGCCGGCCTGGCCGGCGACCTGCGCCTCGAGCGCGCGGACCCGAGCCGCGACGGCGACATATTGCGGGCTGGTCGGGGCGATGATCCCCTGCATCGCGTTGAGCTGCGCGCGGGCGCTGGTGAGCTGTCCCTGCAGCGTCGCGATCAGGCTCAGCTGGGTCTTGCCCGAAACCTCGGGGTCGAGGTCGCCGCGCTGCTGACGAAAGGCGGTCAGCTGGCGCTGGATGTCGAACAGGCCCTGTTCGGCCTCGCCGAGCTGGCGGTGCGCATTCTTGAGCGCGTCCGCCTGGCTGCGGCGGTTGAGCATGTTGACCCGTTCCTCGCCCATCCCCAGCAACTGGTTGATGATCGCGTAGGAATCGTCGGGCCGGAAGGATCGGACGCGCAGCGTGGTGATCCCCGTCTCCTGGTTGAACCGCACGTCGACCTGCTTGCGATAGTAGCGCATCAGCATTTCGGGGGTCGGCTGCGCGAACCACAGCCGGGTGGCGATGTCGGCCTCCGGGCGGCGGAAGCGCTCGACCAGGTTCGCGCGCTGGTTGAGCAGGACCACGGCCTGCTGCGAATCGAGATAGTCGTTGACGCTCATCGCCTCGCTGCGCGACTGCGACGCGCCGCCGCCCAGGCCGAGGAGCTGGCTGAAGCCCATCGACGGCATCGGCGAGCTGTCCGCGGTGCGGACGATGAAATGCGCCTCCGACTGATATTGGTCGGACGCGAACAGATAATAATAGGCGGCGACGAGCAGGGTCGGCGCCAACACCACCAGCACGAACCATTTGTTGCGATGGGCCCAGCCGCGCAAGGCGTCCGGCCAGCGTTGCTCGGCGGCTTCCTGGCTGGCGTGGGGCTTGATGATTCCGTGCATCGATTATCCGAATGAAACTGGCTGAACGGTGTTTAGTGCAGGTGGATGCGATTGCGAACCCGCCGAATGCCGATCAGTCCGGTATAGGTGTAAATGGCGCAGTTGGCGATGAGGTAGCCGGGGAACAGATGCTTGTCCGACGCGGCCTCGAACATGCCGTAGCGGGTGATCTCGAAGATGTTGACCAGCGGGAACCAGTTGGCCGCGTTCTGGATCGAGACCGGCATCCATTCCACCGCGAAGAAGGCGCCCGACAGCGGCATCATGAAATAGGATATCGGGTGGACCAGCCGCTGCAGCGTCGGCTTCTCGAAGGTGATCGCGGTGACGTTGAGGCCCCAGGCGAAGGATATCCAGATCATCCCGGCGACGCCGCCGATCGCCCAGAGCGGGCGGGCGGGCGGTTCGGCGAAGCCGAGCAGGATGATGATCGTGTAGAGCAGCACGAAGGTGGTGACGCACCCCGCCGCCTCGACCACGACGCGGGCCAGCGACAGGTTCAGCACCGATATCATCCGGTGATACATCAGCGGCAGGCTGCTCTCCAGGATGCTCTCGGCCCGGTTGAAGATGCCGCGGAAGATGATGAAGACGCAGTAGCCGACCAGCGAGAAGGCGACCGGCGGCATCGTCGATCCGATATGGCCCGGCTGGAAGGCGTGCAGCGCGCCGATCACGGTGGCCAGCATCAGCGGCTCGCCGACCATCCACAGATAGCCGATATTGTTGCGGCCGAAGCGGGTGTGCAGCTCGCGCAGCACCAGCGCCCCGATCACGTCGAGCTGCAGGGTAAGGTCCCGGTAGAAGGAGGAGCGGGTCGCCGTCACGCGCCGCCGCTCCCGCCGGAATCGAGTTCGCGAACCAGGTCAAGCACGGTGGCGATATGCCCGCGCCACCCCGGCGGTGTCCAGCCCCGCAGCCGCTCCATCTGTCGATCGCGCCGTTCCGAGCGGTCGGCGGCATAGTCGAGGATCATGTCGGCCCAGGCGGGGCCGTCGAGCGGATCGAGGAATTCGGGCACCGCGCCGCCGGCCTCGCGCAGCGCCGGCAGGTCGCTGCAGATCGCCGGCGTCCCCGCCATCAGCGCCTCCGTGACCGGCATGCCGAATCCTTCGGCGAAGGACGGCAGCAGCAGCGCGCGGGCGTTGCGGAGCAGCGCGGCGACCCCGCGGTCGGACAGGCCCGCCAGCTCGTGGACATGGCCGCGGATCGCCTCGCACCGCTCGAGCATGTCGAGGACGTTCTCATTCTCCCAGCCGCGCCGGCCGACGATCGCCAGGTGCGGCGTCCGCTCGGGCCCCAGCGTCTCCGCCATCCGCCGCCAGACGTGGAGCAGCAGCAGGTGGTTCTTGCGCGGCTCGATCGTGCTCAGCACGACGAAATAGGGGGCGGGGATGGGCAGCGGACCGTCGTCGCCCTCGGGCAGCGGGTCGCAGCCGAGATGGGCGACCCGGATCGGCGGCGGCGTGGTGCCGGTCAGGAAACGGGCCATCGAATCCGCGGTCGCCTGGCTGTTGGCGATCAGCCCGTCGGCCAGCGCCGCCATGGTGCCGATCCGCAGCCGATGGGTCGCCGCGCCGTTGGGGCGCGCATATTCGGGGAATTCGATCGGGATCAGGTCGTGGACCAGGCAGATGAAGCGGGCCTGCTCGGCGCGCAGCTTGGCGCGGACCCGCTCGGGGCGGTGCAGGTGATGCGGCGACGCCTGGACATAATAGCGGCGGACGCCCGGCGCGGGCCGGGGCACCGGGCGGGGGGCGAGCCGGGCCAGCGTGCGCGCGGCGGCGAGCGTCATCGCGCGCCGGCCCGGCGCCGCGCGCTCCGCCCAGCGGGCCTCGGTCTCGTCGAGGAAGCGCAGCACCGCCGCATGGGGCAGCCGTCCGTAGACGCCGAACGGATTGACCGCCGCGAAGCGCAGCCGGTCCGGCACCAGGTCGAGAAGCTGGCGCGCATAGACCAGCTCGACCCGGTCGATGCCGGTCGGCATCGCATGGAGCGTCCGCGACAGCAGGCGCGACAGGTCGAGGATGATCTCGACCCCGGCGGGCAGCAGCGGCGACGAAGCGGCATCCCGCGGAGCGGCCAAGGTCGACATGGCGGCTGCTTTATCGCGTCGGGCGCGCGCCGTCATCCTCCCCGAAGGCATTGAGCGAATCGAGCCGGTTGAGCGTGATCGCCTCCAGGAAATCCTGGCGCGCGCTCACGTCGTCGGTGGCGTGCAGGAAGAAGCCGACCAGGAAGAAGGTGACGACCGTGCCGTCGCCGGCCGCGAGCGGCCTGATCCGGATCGGCACGTCATGGGGCCCGTCCGCCGCCGCGATCTCGACGGCGATCCACTTGCTCTCGTCCGGGTGCAGGTCGCCGGTCAGCGCGGTCGATCCGGATTCGAGCGACCAGAAGGCCTGGACATGATCGTCGCCGGTGAGGTGGAACAGCGCGCGCAGCGGCGGGTGCGGGCCGTCGAGATGGAGCAGCAGCGCGCCGCCTTCGCGCCGGACGCGGCAGCCGCGATTCTCGGGCCAGTGCCAGCCGAGGTCGGCGCGGAAGCCCTCGCCGGTGCGCATCCCCGTCCAGATGCGGATCGATTCGTTGCGGCTCAGCGGATGCCAGCGGCCGACGCGCGCGGTCAGCGGCGGCGGCACGACGATGCCCTTGCCGGCGTCGCGCCCGGCGAAGCGGTCGAGCTCGTCGCCGATCTGGCCGGCGAGATCGCTCCACGCGCGCGGGCGGAAGCCGGCGGCGATCTTCGCCTCGGCGGCGGCGCGATGGTCGGCGTCGAGGATCAGCGTCTCGGCGGCGTCGGTCAGCGCCGCGACCGATCCCGCCTCGACATAGACGGCGAAGGGGCCGCCCGCCTCGGGCAGCGACGCGGCGTCGGAGACCAGCGGCACCTTGCCGTAGCAGAGCGATTCGGTGACCGGCAGGCCCCAGCCCTCGTAGAGGCTCGGATAGACGGTGAAGAGCGCGCTGCGATAGAGCAGCGCCAGTTCCTCGTCCGACAGGCGCGACAGCATCGACACCTTGCTCGCCAGCACCTCGTCCTCGGCGAGCCGCGCATAGATGCGGTCGTTGAGCCAGCCGCGATTGCCGACGCAGACGAGCTGCGGCACCGCGTCGGCGCCGTGGCGGCGGATCAGCTCGGCCCAGGTCTCGAACGCGACCATATGGCCCTTGCGCGATTCCACCGTCGACACGAACAGCACGAAGCCGCCCGGCTTGAGCTTCCACGGGTCGAGCGCCTGGGCGGGCAGCTCCGCCAGCGCGGGCTTGCGGAAATCGGTGTCGAGCGGGACCACCGCGACGTCGTCGGGATCGAGCGGGTGGCCGAGCGTCGCGG is part of the Rhizorhabdus wittichii RW1 genome and harbors:
- a CDS encoding glycosyl transferase, group 1 (PFAM: glycosyl transferase, group 1; TPR repeat-containing protein; Tetratricopeptide TPR_2 repeat protein~SMART: Tetratricopeptide domain protein), which gives rise to MRLPFVRRIRRMIVPAYGSTVATEHVARGDAARSRQDWAAAADAYRAAVRDQPSLVAIWIQLGHAQKEQGALAAAAEAYGQAAKLDPARADTHVFMAHIYKQLGRDDLAILHFLRALHAGETATHEGDELLRLLAARTHKDRGALIEQLRAMFTQLPPRAGEAPLLGQIRGVITEDMAPASQPAPRGPQPALVFDISDLISYYGNARLPTGIQRVQIETIEGALARGGDRDIRLCCFIDGRDDWLELPVERMRAIARLSTSGGDRFDPAWLEAVAGLKLFLSLTDPFEFPQGASLINLGTSWWLQNYFLYVRHAKATRGIRYIPFVHDMIPIMAPEHCTRGLTQDFISWVIGVFDHADHFLVNSQATRHDLLSVAATLGHPLDPDDVAVVPLDTDFRKPALAELPAQALDPWKLKPGGFVLFVSTVESRKGHMVAFETWAELIRRHGADAVPQLVCVGNRGWLNDRIYARLAEDEVLASKVSMLSRLSDEELALLYRSALFTVYPSLYEGWGLPVTESLCYGKVPLVSDAASLPEAGGPFAVYVEAGSVAALTDAAETLILDADHRAAAEAKIAAGFRPRAWSDLAGQIGDELDRFAGRDAGKGIVVPPPLTARVGRWHPLSRNESIRIWTGMRTGEGFRADLGWHWPENRGCRVRREGGALLLHLDGPHPPLRALFHLTGDDHVQAFWSLESGSTALTGDLHPDESKWIAVEIAAADGPHDVPIRIRPLAAGDGTVVTFFLVGFFLHATDDVSARQDFLEAITLNRLDSLNAFGEDDGARPTR
- a CDS encoding glycosyl transferase, group 1 (PFAM: glycosyl transferase, group 1), coding for MSTLAAPRDAASSPLLPAGVEIILDLSRLLSRTLHAMPTGIDRVELVYARQLLDLVPDRLRFAAVNPFGVYGRLPHAAVLRFLDETEARWAERAAPGRRAMTLAAARTLARLAPRPVPRPAPGVRRYYVQASPHHLHRPERVRAKLRAEQARFICLVHDLIPIEFPEYARPNGAATHRLRIGTMAALADGLIANSQATADSMARFLTGTTPPPIRVAHLGCDPLPEGDDGPLPIPAPYFVVLSTIEPRKNHLLLLHVWRRMAETLGPERTPHLAIVGRRGWENENVLDMLERCEAIRGHVHELAGLSDRGVAALLRNARALLLPSFAEGFGMPVTEALMAGTPAICSDLPALREAGGAVPEFLDPLDGPAWADMILDYAADRSERRDRQMERLRGWTPPGWRGHIATVLDLVRELDSGGSGGA
- a CDS encoding Capsule polysaccharide export-like protein, with protein sequence MHGIIKPHASQEAAEQRWPDALRGWAHRNKWFVLVVLAPTLLVAAYYYLFASDQYQSEAHFIVRTADSSPMPSMGFSQLLGLGGGASQSRSEAMSVNDYLDSQQAVVLLNQRANLVERFRRPEADIATRLWFAQPTPEMLMRYYRKQVDVRFNQETGITTLRVRSFRPDDSYAIINQLLGMGEERVNMLNRRSQADALKNAHRQLGEAEQGLFDIQRQLTAFRQQRGDLDPEVSGKTQLSLIATLQGQLTSARAQLNAMQGIIAPTSPQYVAVAARVRALEAQVAGQAGKLTAGGGSTAARLGNYQDLQIRQEFAAKRYEVAAANLEKARDTATKQQLYIVRVVDPNVPVKSEFPERGKMLLTVFLSLLIAYGIGWLLAAGVREHSL
- a CDS encoding ABC-2 type transporter (PFAM: ABC-2 type transporter) produces the protein MTATRSSFYRDLTLQLDVIGALVLRELHTRFGRNNIGYLWMVGEPLMLATVIGALHAFQPGHIGSTMPPVAFSLVGYCVFIIFRGIFNRAESILESSLPLMYHRMISVLNLSLARVVVEAAGCVTTFVLLYTIIILLGFAEPPARPLWAIGGVAGMIWISFAWGLNVTAITFEKPTLQRLVHPISYFMMPLSGAFFAVEWMPVSIQNAANWFPLVNIFEITRYGMFEAASDKHLFPGYLIANCAIYTYTGLIGIRRVRNRIHLH